Proteins found in one Dermacentor silvarum isolate Dsil-2018 chromosome 8, BIME_Dsil_1.4, whole genome shotgun sequence genomic segment:
- the LOC125947612 gene encoding uncharacterized protein LOC125947612, producing the protein MSCSLQFSGRLAEGVPPKTILQKIKAGTSAASSRIKLVTREDLRNIRDKYNIDKAERRHPDDFTSVKLWVKEMEEKDFNTGNELMSPENEPSKAGSDSPFLYYRKEGDPSSSEGNFELALMTFPQRELLCKLGIEKLCIDSTHGTNRYKFQLTTLLTISEDGSGIPCAYLISKRVNTETMVRFFEAIKGNVGVIECKAFMSDDAPVYGNTWEQVMGPLKNRWLCIWHVMRSWNAHLNMISSIKYRSVTRETLHALINADETEIDEKVKEFLNLPSKLHTQNNLAFKDLEDLESFTKYFEKTYAKRVLQWAYCYRKQVGLNKQSH; encoded by the coding sequence ATGAGTTGCTCTTTACAATTTTCAGGTAGACTAGCAGAAGGAGTGCCACCGAAGACCATTTTGCAAAAAATCAAGGCAGGCACAAGTGCAGCTAGCAGTCGGATAAAACTTGTCACAAGAGAGGACCTTCGGAACATCCGCGATAAGTATAATATTGACAAAGCAGAGCGGCGACATCCTGACGATTTTACGAGTGTGAAGTTATGGGTTAAAGAAATGGAAGAGAAGGATTTCAACACAGGAAATGAGCTGATGAGCCCAGAAAATGAGCCAAGTAAGGCAGGCAGTGACTCGCCTTTTTTGTATTACAGGAAAGAGGGTGATCCGAGCAGTTCTGAAGGCAACTTTGAGCTTGCCTTGATGACCTTCCCACAGAGAGAACTACTTTGTAAGCTAGGAATAGAGAAATTGTGTATTGACTCTACGCATGGCACAAATAGGTACAAGTTTCAGCTGACAACATTGCTAACCATCTCGGAAGATGGCTCTGGTATTCCATGTGCCTACTTGATTTCTAAGAGAGTTAACACTGAAACGATGGTGAGGTTTTTTGAGGCCATCAAGGGAAATGTAGGCGTGATAGAGTGTAAAGCATTCATGTCCGATGATGCTCCTGTTTATGGCAACACATGGGAGCAAGTGATGGGTCCCTTAAAGAATCGGTGGTTGTGTATCTGGCATGTGATGCGCAGCTGGAACGCACACCTCAATATGATTAGTAGCATCAAGTACAGGAGTGTTACAAGGGAAACCTTGCACGCACTAATCAATGCAGATGAAACAGAAATAGATGAGAAAGTAAAAGAATTTCTTAACCTACCTTCCAAGTTGCACACACAGAATAACCTTGCTTTCAAAGATCTAGAGGATCTCGAAAGCTTTACTAAATACTTTGAGAAAACTTATGCTAAGAGAGTACTTCAGTGGGCCTATTGCTATAGAAAGCAGGTAGGCTTAAACAAACAATCACATTGA